The nucleotide sequence atgcagggtaaaattaacatttctggaatgttattttaactttttcggatttctctcagtgtaggaattaACGAGGAACCAAAATCTATATCTCATTCCCATTGGCTTCAGAGCTAATACCAAACAAAACGTGTAGACCTAATACAATCTAATCattagtctgtaaaatttcaatacttcGAAAACCACATAGttatatttgcatttttaccatatgaaagtttttaattgaaaagaaatattattttattcatttttataaacaaattaaattcttCATAGTTTCTTTTTATAATGCGGTAACAATCTATAATAATACATaatctttttattgcaaaaccaAAACTCATAAATAATAAACACCTAAATATATGcctaaccaaaaaaaaaagaatgagaaTGAAATACTATTGGAATAGAGAGTGTGTGGTGAAAATTAGAGCTAAGGGTATCATATCTAAAACAGGCAGCCATTTAATggctttataaaatattttgggtTATCAAAATGCTGTCTTAGTCGATGAAAACCAGATGCCCTTTCATAAGTTATATAAATGTTGCATGTAGGAGAAATTAATACCATTTTCTCTCCCATCTCCATTGGAGTCTGCGCTACGAATATATATTGTACAAATAGCACGAAATGATTGATTGGATTTCATACTGAAAATTTTGAGTGGGACGAGAAAAACCGCATGAATTATGTACATTATCAAGTTATTTAATTGTCCTTCCAAGACAGTACAAATGGTCTCATTTTCAGGTTCAGTTCCAGTAGTGATGCTTTTGGTCAAATGATGATGTGGTATATGGATGAGGAGCAACAGTGCTGAACTGATGATCGAAGTGATTGAAGGTGTAAGCAGGATATGGAGGTGGTGGAAGATTGTTGGCGAAGGTGCTCTTGGGCAACATGCTCAATTCTTTACTAAGGGCTTGTCCACAATGAATGGTTTTTGTGCTCGTCGAATCCGATTTATCCACGGTGTCCATTGGTTTTACCTCACTCTTTACCACGGTGAGCGTTGCTCCACCTTCAATGGTGAGTCTCTTGCACTTATAGCGTCGGTTTTGGAACCATATTTTTACCTGAGTCGGCGTAAGACTCAATGTTTGTGCTAACACCTCTCTCTCTGGCGCTGAGAGATACCTCTGTAACCGGAAGCGTCGTTCTAGTTCCAAAACTTGCGACTGCGAAAATAGCACACGGGGCTTTCGTTTGGCGCGAACTTTACCATTTTTCCGCAACTCACACCTCGACGACGTTACCAATTGGTTTGTAGAATCTTCTGCAGAGGAGAAAATTGAGGGCTCTTAAGAATGTAACAAAAATATGGGTTTGGTGTTGATTTTGCCGGATGAGTTTGTAGAGAATGAAAATGATACTCACTGGCTTGAACAACGTCCTCTTTGTTCTCACTGAGATGACACATGCTATCCAATTCCTGCACATGTTCCGAGGTCACTACGGATTGCTGTGCAGACGTAGAGAAGGAGTGCAGCTCATAGTCATCGATGCTCTTTAGAGGTCTACTCTCTGATTCGCTGCCAAACATCCCTCGAGGATCTTGGGTATCTGAATTTGGAGAAGTTCTTCGAATATTCATTCCTGATGCAGGATTCTTTAATGAATCCATAGGCTGAATTATTGGAGGAGCTCCAGTAATGTGTCCGTTGGCCATAACACTACTCGTAGGTGGAGGGTAGTTCGAGTAAACATTTTGGTGGGATCCGTAATCATAGAGATTTGATGAGTATGATGGTGGATGGTAGCTTTGGTGAGGCAAGAAACTGTGCGGAATTGATGCAGGATAGCTATCAATGTAAGCCACCGAATCGCAATCCATGAAGTTTTGATGAGACATactaagtaaaaaattaatttatttttgttaatcACTTAAGAAACTTTGATCAACTTAAAAAATCTTTCTCATTGCCCGTACATATTAATATAGCTCATTGATAAAGTTATTATTTTGATATGGAAAGTTCAaactgtaaagaatcttaggtGATACGgcttttaaacaaaataaaaaaaaaataaaaaaatatttataagaattattttatgttCTCTTGTAATTATATCACATATAGTAAACTTGAGTGTTTTAACATTTTAGAAGTACTTAttgtcaataaattaaattacaaacaCTGTAATTTATTGATTCTTATGTTAGAATTTGCTTTAAGGCTTTCACAGAaatatctttttcaaaattaagaattaaTCACACCTTTCCATGTGGCACCCCAAATAGTGATCATCATTTTGATCCACGATATTCAGAATATCTTTAACAGAGAAGGGAGTAGAATTGCAACACTCCCTCCCTGACACTGATACACTAGAATTATCAACTTCAAAATATCCTTGTtgcatttctttaaaaaaaactgtttgatTATTTATAAACACTTCGTAAATAGGAAGGATTCTTAGTAATTATTCAAGAGCTTCAACCATGCAACCGTATCGTAACTTTACAAATTGGTGactgattgaaaatttcaattttcatgctCAATTAGCCTCTGAAACGGCGCCATCGTTCGTCCTGTATCGTCTTTTCCTACTCTGGCAGCCGCATAACTTATTTTCCTCATCTTCTAGTTTCGTGCATGACGTGGTAATGTTTTATCTCATATTTTCAAGCAGTCATGAGAAAAATACTGTTGATGACTTAATCAAATTTTCTAGAATTTTTTGCAGCTTCTGattaatttacaataattaaattttcctctgaaaatttgttaatatccaaaaagaaaaatctgtAATATTTTCCTCGTAGTGTAATGTTATGTGACTAAACTCCGCCCCAACATTAAACCATAGAGCCAATGGTTGGTCTCGGCCAAAGAGAAAGAAATTGAACAGAAAGCAACAGAGCCAGATTCTCATGACTTTTCTAACTGGCTTCtggtgagattttttttcctacgtATATTAATCACTTTTTATATTAAGAAAGGCAATAAAATGGAACTAATTGGTGGGATAATTGAAACCATTTAGATATTCTCAACAGTTATTAATTCTTGGTTTCTGTGGCCCATTTCCATACTGAAATTATTGCGCTGATTCTTTATTCGATGGTATCAGGAAGAAATGCCTCCCTGAGATGAAATTatattcttgatatttttttttacaactttttcTCACGACTTAAGTGGCGCCTGATGCATTTTGCCAAACATTTTCCGCACAACACAGAAAGACACTTTTTCTCCTGCTTTGCCTCAACATCAGCATGTACCAACGTCCTTTCATATGTTTTCCTTTGACATGGACATATGTTCACTTTAAAAGTTGGAGTAAAGTGCACTTTACAGTTCTGGTAGATAGAGTACAGGCAGGATGTTCCAACACGACATAGAACTCcacaataattaaattaaaataaaattctgtttataattttgattttctaaattattagaTGAAAACAAAAACAGTTAACCTATATCAACTTACTGTAGATGAGATCCTTAATGACAATCAACTCAGAATGCCACTAAGTTTGCTTTTGAGCTGAAGTCTGGGAACTTTGTGCAATAATGTCGAGTCGCATTTGTGAATCAAtggaaatttcgaattttaaatattcggaATTTGGTTCGGCTGACGGAAAAATGACATAGGGTAAgtgagccaaatttcggccagcttgcaattccggccaccttttttgttcctcaaatttccatgaatttttagtttttacatactctagagattatacaatacaaaagaataacagaaaatgtcgctttgacaaacgagatgacgtgaaaaagacattggaagaattcccgaatagggcaaggaactatgagaatgaaggtggccgaaatagggcaccaaagctatgtctacatttttattcattttaaaatgtattaagaatgattttaaagtaaataaagaagataaactttctacaaggttctcagcaacactccttaagtagaaggaatgaaaaaaatcaatttctattaaagatattacatttcaaacttgatatTTTGGCGCttccatgcaactatgccgaaatttggcacacttaccctatatgggTAAAATACAGCCAAGACTGTTCTTTataaattgtgataaagaaCTTGACCTTATtaattactcaaaaaaaaaggaGCACAGGTATTTGAGGTAATTTAGTCTTGAACTAGTTTTATGATCAGGGATCACCTAGCCATTCATGTGAGGATTTTAAACTTATtgtcaaaaaattgttgaattattttattttattttttttaagtaacaaTATTTTAAGTAACATGGGCATGTAAAAGCTCTCATATCTGTACAAGTATGCTTTCATAATCAACCTAATggaaaaaataggttttttacattaaaatgaTAATATCGGACAGGTATCATaatctgttaaaaaaaaatgtatagagaAATTCTCCCCACAAGTCATGAAGTCCCAATAAATAGAACCAAAGATATTATGTATGTATGTAGAGTTTTAATTTTGTGATATTTGACCCTTTACTTTAAATCTCATTGAAACCACAGGAAATCCACATGATTTTTTGGAAGTATCCCAGTCTAGGGCCCAACAATTTGATCAACTTAcacaatataaattttaaaaagaattagtTGTAATTTTTAAGATATTAAGCAGCACCACCAGTGGAAAGCTACTTTGCTGACTCGGATCAGGAAAAAGTCAAAGAGGGTTAAGATTGATTAATTGATAGTTATCCAAAATGCATAAGcaataacatactaaaatttcatgatatttaAAGCATTTAATGCTATTGGTGATTAGTTAGTTAATTCAGAAAATCTGAATCACGGTGGGTTTCCGAACTTCTGTTGTTGGGAGAGTTCAGGCagttaaacttttattttattcaaaattcatttcaaaCGGTTTGTCAAGTTATTTAAACTAACTTTTAAGGTCATAACTATTtgaacgggtcccggtcaaaatcccgaacgtcaaaattccgaaagccaaaatcccgaatggggcaAAAccccgcaagccaaaatccgaaattcttataaatgtcatagctacttacacgattgcacccgtgcttgctggaggtaaaggaaaattttctgtgtctggaaaaattattctacacattatcctccatgtAATTTATCATCCCTtaaaggattttgaacattcgggattttggctttcgggattttggctgcctccgattTGAACATATTCAGGTCATTTTcgatcattttttaataataattttgtatctcaaaattttatattttcttaagaGCCTAGATTCTGACTGATCAACCTACAAAATTTGGCAATAATTTTGTATTGCAATGCAATTTTGtgcatgaattttcttttcctaATACTTTCCTGCAACATTTCACAAGctaaatatcctgaaaaatcaGCCTGAGTCTCTTTAGGCCCTAAATTATGCACTCCTATGCTGTTTCAGTCTCCTCTttgttttatgtttttaaatagtttatattattcatttatttatattttctttttcatataaattttttggGTGATCTAAAACAATTCTGATTGCACTTGAGTAAAAATGATACTGAAACTTCTCCAGAGTATATAAGTCGGCTTAGGTACCGCAATTGCATAGATAAAAGACCTCaaacttgaaattttaaaatcttcatATCTCTGGTGGTATTAACCGATACTGATCATCTGGGGCTTAAACAAGGGGCCACAACAGGCACTTTAagcatacactggtaaaaataaaagggtcaaattgaccctttaccaaaggatggatcatatttgactctttgaaagggtcaccaggtacccttcgaaagggtcacggttttgacatctatttaattccggaataaacgaataaaaaaacaatgaaaaagtgatctttggtgttcgctcagatgagagaaatatgatatcagtaataagtttacaataaaagatgattattcgtgataaatgtgcatactaaatttcaagagatacaaaagtgaacctttcaaagggtcaaatacgatccatccttttgaaaagggtcaatttggcccttttatttttaccagtgagcAAAAGCAATATGATGTAaccaaataaatgtttttaaatatatcAAAATGGAAATAAATTGAAGTGTGGTCATAAGTTTCAAACAATTGTAACCTTAAACTTTTTATGTGGTCTTATAAATTTCTTTACGTATATAAgacaatatataatatttgataTTTATTCGCTGTATGtatttttgtgagaaattttttt is from Phlebotomus papatasi isolate M1 chromosome 1, Ppap_2.1, whole genome shotgun sequence and encodes:
- the LOC129799479 gene encoding homeobox protein Nkx-2.2a yields the protein MQQGYFEVDNSSVSVSGRECCNSTPFSVKDILNIVDQNDDHYLGCHMESMSHQNFMDCDSVAYIDSYPASIPHSFLPHQSYHPPSYSSNLYDYGSHQNVYSNYPPPTSSVMANGHITGAPPIIQPMDSLKNPASGMNIRRTSPNSDTQDPRGMFGSESESRPLKSIDDYELHSFSTSAQQSVVTSEHVQELDSMCHLSENKEDVVQAKDSTNQLVTSSRCELRKNGKVRAKRKPRVLFSQSQVLELERRFRLQRYLSAPEREVLAQTLSLTPTQVKIWFQNRRYKCKRLTIEGGATLTVVKSEVKPMDTVDKSDSTSTKTIHCGQALSKELSMLPKSTFANNLPPPPYPAYTFNHFDHQFSTVAPHPYTTSSFDQKHHYWN